The DNA sequence GTGGCGAGGTCCCCATGAAAGAGGGAAGAGATACCTGGTGGCATCAAGAGATGGGGGCCGAAGATGTTTGCAACTATGTTGAGCCTGAGCACATGGATGCCGAGGACCCGCTATTTATACTTTATACTTCGGGCTCAACCGGCAAGCCGAAAGGCGTCCTTCACACTACTGCCGGCTATTTGCTATACACGGACCTTACGTTTAAATGGTCTTTTGACTACAAGGAAGAGGATATCCACTTCTGTACGGCAGATATCGGCTGGGTTACTGGCCACAGCTATGTCGTATACGGGCCACTTGCGGCCGGTGCGACAAGCTTAATGTTTGAGGGTATCCCAAGTTATCCTAACCCGGGTAGGTTCTGGGAAATAGTAGATAAGCACCAGGTTAATATAATTTACACAGCTCCAACGGTAATTAGGGCGCTTATGAAGGAAGGTGAAAGCTGGGTAAAGAAATATGACCTCTCATCCCTTAAGGTTTTAGGAACTGTTGGCGAACCTATTAATCCTGAGGCGTGGATGTGGTATTACAAGAATGTAGGGAAAGAAAAACTTCCGATTGTTGATACCTACTGGCAGACTGAGACCGGTGGGTTTTTGATTACTCCGCTACCCGGCGCGATGACCTTAAAGCCCGGCTCTGCGACCAGGCCGTTTTTTGGTGTTGTCCCGAAAGTTATAAGGCAAGACGGCTCACCAGCAGAAGTTAACGAGGGTGGTTACCTTGTAATCGAAAAACCGTGGCCCGGTATGCTAAGAGGAACTTACGGCGATCCTGAGAACAAGCGTATGAAAGAGGTCTACTTCGAGAGATTTCCCGGGCTGTACTTCACCGGTGACGGTGCGCGGGTTGATGAAGACGGTGATTACTGGCTTATGGGTCGGATCGATGATGTTATCAACGTCTCAGGCCACAGGCTTGGTACAGCCGAGATTGAATCTGCTTTAGTTAGCCACCAGGCAGTTGCTGAGGCTGCAGTTGTTGGATTTCCGCATGACGTAAAGGGCGAGGGAATCTATGTTTACGTGACTTTAAAGGACGGTTTTAACCCCTCGCCAGAACTTCAAAAAGAGCTTATTGGACACGTAAGAACAGTTATCGGCCCGATTGCAACGCCCGATAAGATGCAGTTTGCCGCTGGTCTACCCAAAACTCGAAGTGGTAAGATCATGAGGAGAATCTTAAGAAAGATTGCCCACGGTCAGATTGATGAGCTTGGTGATATCTCAACCCTTGCCGAACCGGCTGTTGTTGATGCTCTGGTCAAAGAGAGGCTGTAATACTATAGTTTATATCAGGGCCGGTAATAGGGCTGGCCCTGATTTTTCATACTAAAAGAAGCTATCAGCCATCAGCTTAAAGACAATAGACAAAAAGCTGAGTGTTGATAGCTTTTGCAGCTTGAATCATGTCTCAAGGAGAGCTAAATGAATAAATTTACCCTAAATAGAGATGATACCCTTCTGCTTATCATAGACATACAAGAGCGTCTGGCAGCTGTTATGTCGCAGAGGCAGAAGGTTGTAGATAATAGCTTGCACCTAATTGAGCTTGCCAAGATGTTTAATATGCCGATTGTTGTAACCGAGCAGTACCCAAA is a window from the Bacillota bacterium genome containing:
- the acs gene encoding acetate--CoA ligase translates to MTEEKGMEVLLEELRAFPPAPEFSANAYIKSMEEYEALYKKSIENPEEFWGEMAEKELTWFKKWDKVLEYDFFKPEIKWFQGGKLNASYNCLDRHIKTWRRNKAALIWEADDGSYKTYTYQQLFCEVNRFADVLRKKGVKKGDRVSLYLPMIPELAISMLACARIGAIHSVVFGGFSSQALRDRIRDCEAKVLVTADNGVRGGKLVPLKANSDVALEECPTIESVIVVKRDGGEVPMKEGRDTWWHQEMGAEDVCNYVEPEHMDAEDPLFILYTSGSTGKPKGVLHTTAGYLLYTDLTFKWSFDYKEEDIHFCTADIGWVTGHSYVVYGPLAAGATSLMFEGIPSYPNPGRFWEIVDKHQVNIIYTAPTVIRALMKEGESWVKKYDLSSLKVLGTVGEPINPEAWMWYYKNVGKEKLPIVDTYWQTETGGFLITPLPGAMTLKPGSATRPFFGVVPKVIRQDGSPAEVNEGGYLVIEKPWPGMLRGTYGDPENKRMKEVYFERFPGLYFTGDGARVDEDGDYWLMGRIDDVINVSGHRLGTAEIESALVSHQAVAEAAVVGFPHDVKGEGIYVYVTLKDGFNPSPELQKELIGHVRTVIGPIATPDKMQFAAGLPKTRSGKIMRRILRKIAHGQIDELGDISTLAEPAVVDALVKERL